One genomic segment of Flagellimonas marinaquae includes these proteins:
- a CDS encoding amidohydrolase, translating to MKKILPFGVLFLFVAIAVHAQKKKKDVINQLESKSETYIEIAHEIWGLAEMGYLEEKSSALLQKTLSEAGFSIDAGIAGIPTAFKAEYGSGYPVIAILGEYDALPGLSQEAVPEKKSAGGAAGHACGHHLFGTASTAAAISVKDWMEANNIKGTIRFYGCPAEEGGSGKVYMVREGVFNDVDVALHWHPSAANAASAGAALANKSAKFRFYGVSAHAAAAPQMGRSALDGVEAMNAMVNMMREHIPQEARIHYVITDGGKAPNVVPDYAEVYYYARHNTRDVVVDIFDRIVKAAEGAALGTGTTMEYEMIGGTHELLPNLTLQKIMHDNLTTVGGFTYSDEEIAFAEKISKSLGKPSLDLKTVETVQPYRETARAFGSTDVGDVSFTVPTAGMGAATWVPGTPAHSWQAVAAGGMSIGHKGMMVAAKTLSLTAMDLFQDTKTVEAAKKELQDRRGKDFTYVPMLGNRPPALDYRK from the coding sequence GCAATTGCCGTACATGCTCAAAAAAAGAAAAAGGATGTCATTAACCAATTAGAATCAAAATCTGAAACCTATATTGAAATTGCCCACGAAATTTGGGGCCTGGCGGAAATGGGCTATTTAGAGGAAAAAAGTTCGGCCCTTTTACAGAAAACCTTGTCTGAAGCTGGTTTCTCCATAGATGCCGGTATTGCCGGTATTCCAACGGCTTTTAAGGCGGAATATGGTTCCGGTTATCCCGTAATTGCCATTTTAGGGGAGTATGATGCCTTGCCCGGATTATCCCAAGAAGCAGTTCCCGAGAAAAAATCGGCAGGTGGTGCCGCCGGACATGCCTGTGGTCACCATCTATTTGGTACAGCCTCCACTGCTGCCGCAATTTCTGTAAAAGATTGGATGGAAGCCAACAATATTAAAGGAACCATTCGATTTTATGGATGCCCTGCAGAAGAGGGTGGATCAGGAAAAGTCTACATGGTCCGAGAAGGTGTTTTTAACGATGTGGACGTAGCCTTACATTGGCACCCAAGTGCTGCCAACGCAGCAAGTGCAGGTGCTGCATTGGCCAACAAATCTGCCAAATTTAGGTTTTACGGTGTTTCCGCCCACGCAGCCGCAGCTCCACAAATGGGAAGATCTGCCCTGGACGGTGTGGAGGCCATGAATGCTATGGTCAACATGATGAGGGAACATATTCCACAAGAAGCCAGAATACATTACGTAATAACAGATGGGGGCAAAGCTCCAAATGTTGTGCCCGACTATGCCGAGGTGTATTACTACGCAAGACATAACACAAGGGATGTGGTCGTAGATATTTTTGATAGAATTGTAAAGGCTGCAGAAGGTGCTGCCTTGGGTACAGGTACAACCATGGAATATGAAATGATCGGGGGCACACATGAACTTTTACCCAACCTTACCCTACAAAAAATAATGCACGATAACCTAACGACCGTTGGTGGTTTTACTTATAGTGATGAGGAAATAGCCTTCGCCGAAAAAATTTCTAAAAGTCTGGGCAAACCAAGTCTTGATCTAAAAACCGTAGAAACCGTGCAACCTTACCGCGAAACGGCACGTGCCTTTGGTTCTACAGATGTAGGTGATGTAAGTTTTACCGTACCCACCGCGGGAATGGGGGCCGCCACTTGGGTGCCCGGTACTCCCGCCCATAGTTGGCAAGCTGTTGCGGCAGGTGGTATGAGCATTGGGCACAAAGGGATGATGGTGGCCGCAAAAACCCTATCCTTGACCGCAATGGACCTTTTTCAAGATACCAAAACAGTGGAAGCTGCCAAAAAAGAACTGCAGGACAGAAGAGGAAAAGACTTTACATATGTGCCGATGTTGGGCAACAGACCGCCCGCTTTGGACTATCGTAAATAG
- a CDS encoding RNA polymerase sigma factor — translation MNKELEHRFVTELEDNQNIVHKVCSLYTNDKDSHNDLFQEITIQLWKAYPKFRGDSKFSTWMYRVALNTAITLYRKSKKRVKTQDFDSVLYKIKTTDYDDTEERQLKLMYDAIKQLGDIDKALVFLYLEDKDYSEIAETLGISEVNARVKMSRVKTKLKTILNP, via the coding sequence GTGAACAAAGAACTGGAACATCGATTTGTTACGGAACTTGAGGACAATCAGAACATTGTCCATAAGGTATGCAGTCTATATACCAACGACAAGGATTCGCACAATGATCTGTTCCAAGAAATCACGATTCAGTTGTGGAAAGCATATCCAAAGTTTCGAGGGGATTCCAAGTTTAGTACATGGATGTACCGCGTAGCCCTTAATACAGCGATAACGTTGTACCGCAAATCAAAAAAAAGGGTAAAGACCCAGGATTTTGATTCGGTACTCTATAAGATAAAGACTACCGATTACGACGATACCGAGGAGCGCCAATTAAAACTGATGTACGACGCCATAAAACAACTTGGCGATATCGACAAGGCTTTGGTTTTTCTTTATCTGGAGGACAAGGATTATTCGGAGATCGCCGAAACACTGGGTATTTCCGAAGTAAATGCAAGAGTGAAAATGAGCAGGGTGAAAACAAAATTAAAAACCATATTAAATCCATAG
- a CDS encoding lysophospholipid acyltransferase family protein produces MGLFKKNPFGHILFLKRWLIRIAGMMTHQRYKGFNTLEIEGSQVIRELPENNVLFVSNHQTYFADVVAMFHVFNASLKGRDDSIKNLGYLWNPKLNIYYVAAKETMKKSLLTKILAYAGSISIERTWRADGQDVNRQVKFSDISNIGKALDDGWVITFPQGTTTPWKPLRKGTAHIIKKYRPIVVPVVIDGFRRSFDKKGLRVKKKGILQSMQIKEPLDIDYDNESIASILEKLEYAIEQHPSFLKVIPQKELLAYEEENQKRRYSYKGKLES; encoded by the coding sequence ATGGGGCTATTCAAGAAGAACCCTTTTGGACATATCTTATTTTTAAAACGATGGTTGATTCGTATCGCTGGTATGATGACGCATCAGCGTTATAAAGGATTTAACACACTTGAAATCGAAGGATCACAGGTGATTCGTGAACTTCCTGAGAACAATGTACTTTTTGTAAGCAACCATCAAACATATTTTGCCGATGTGGTGGCTATGTTCCATGTTTTTAATGCCAGTTTAAAGGGCAGGGACGATTCCATTAAAAATTTGGGCTATTTATGGAACCCCAAACTCAACATTTATTATGTTGCGGCCAAGGAGACCATGAAAAAGAGTCTCTTGACCAAAATTTTGGCCTACGCAGGCTCCATTAGTATTGAAAGGACTTGGAGAGCGGATGGACAAGATGTGAACCGGCAAGTAAAATTCAGCGACATTTCCAATATCGGGAAAGCGCTGGACGACGGATGGGTAATAACCTTTCCGCAGGGGACCACTACGCCTTGGAAACCTTTGCGCAAAGGAACGGCGCATATTATTAAAAAGTACAGACCCATCGTGGTGCCCGTTGTTATAGATGGTTTTCGTAGGTCTTTTGATAAAAAAGGCCTTCGTGTTAAAAAGAAGGGGATTTTGCAGTCCATGCAAATAAAAGAACCTTTGGATATTGATTACGATAACGAATCCATTGCTTCCATTTTGGAAAAATTGGAGTACGCGATTGAGCAACACCCATCATTCCTTAAAGTAATTCCACAAAAAGAGCTTTTGGCCTACGAAGAGGAAAATCAAAAAAGACGTTACAGTTACAAGGGCAAACTGGAAAGTTAG
- a CDS encoding NUDIX hydrolase, giving the protein MDFNEFYQLALKLKNLPLPGTDSHNKMSPDLRIQWLKQNKVEDVNPKRAGVMALFYPDVEQETRLLLILRKVYKGVHSNQIGFPGGKVETMDKDLRDTALRETHEEVGVPPKEIEVIKGLSEVYIPPSNFLVKPYIGVYPQPKPFVKEEKEVESLVEVYLKDFMDDSNHIQEILSTSYAKNINVPAFKLNGYTVWGATAMMLSEIKELLRQVL; this is encoded by the coding sequence ATGGATTTTAATGAATTTTATCAACTTGCTCTAAAATTAAAAAATCTCCCACTTCCGGGAACGGATTCTCACAATAAAATGTCTCCGGACCTTCGGATTCAGTGGTTAAAACAGAACAAGGTGGAAGATGTAAACCCAAAAAGGGCAGGGGTTATGGCTTTGTTCTATCCGGACGTTGAACAAGAGACCAGGCTTCTTTTAATTCTTAGGAAAGTGTATAAAGGGGTACATTCCAACCAGATCGGATTCCCGGGTGGAAAAGTGGAAACGATGGATAAAGACTTAAGGGATACCGCTCTTCGGGAAACACACGAAGAAGTGGGTGTGCCTCCAAAAGAGATAGAAGTGATCAAGGGATTAAGCGAAGTGTACATACCACCGAGCAATTTTTTGGTAAAACCATATATTGGAGTTTACCCGCAGCCCAAGCCATTTGTAAAGGAAGAGAAAGAAGTAGAGAGTCTGGTAGAGGTCTATTTAAAGGATTTTATGGACGATTCCAACCATATTCAAGAAATATTGAGTACATCCTATGCAAAAAATATCAATGTACCGGCCTTTAAGTTAAACGGTTACACGGTTTGGGGGGCTACCGCCATGATGTTGAGCGAGATCAAAGAACTTTTACGGCAAGTGCTTTAA
- a CDS encoding peptidylprolyl isomerase, with the protein MLLRQSALITSLLFLLLASCGESPKKENNKVQENIANTDSLAQAPVDSLKVEEEKEPFKLTEENAIDFFFNYAKTLTKNRVKITTTMGSFTVELYDNVPYHKANFIYLAKQHYFDSTQFHRVVKDFIIQGGNSDDKRTAKKRGKIGRYLLPPDAKKGHKHHRGTISMPSSERDNPHKLASPYEFFIVVTNPGSYHLDGSYTPFGHVVEGIDVVDAINNVPVGDGDWPWQNIYILKAEVL; encoded by the coding sequence ATGCTGTTGAGACAATCGGCTTTAATCACAAGTTTATTATTTCTTTTACTCGCTTCATGCGGAGAATCACCAAAAAAAGAAAACAACAAAGTTCAGGAAAATATTGCAAATACGGATAGCCTTGCACAGGCTCCAGTGGATTCCCTAAAAGTCGAAGAAGAGAAAGAACCGTTCAAGCTAACGGAGGAAAATGCCATCGATTTCTTTTTTAACTATGCCAAAACCTTAACAAAGAACAGGGTAAAGATTACCACGACCATGGGAAGTTTTACTGTAGAACTGTATGACAATGTTCCATACCATAAGGCAAATTTTATCTATTTGGCCAAACAACATTATTTTGATAGTACACAATTCCATAGAGTGGTCAAGGACTTTATAATTCAAGGGGGCAATTCGGACGATAAGCGTACTGCTAAAAAACGTGGTAAAATCGGTAGATATTTACTACCGCCCGATGCCAAAAAAGGGCACAAGCACCATAGGGGCACAATTTCCATGCCCAGTAGCGAAAGGGACAACCCACACAAACTGGCTTCGCCCTACGAATTTTTTATAGTGGTAACAAACCCGGGGTCCTACCACCTTGATGGATCTTACACTCCATTTGGCCATGTGGTGGAAGGAATAGATGTTGTGGATGCCATTAACAATGTTCCGGTCGGTGATGGGGATTGGCCTTGGCAGAACATTTATATTCTGAAAGCCGAAGTATTATAA
- a CDS encoding trimeric intracellular cation channel family protein gives MLYQTIDILGTIAFAISGVLVAMEKRLDLFGVLIIAFVTAIGGGTLRDLLIGNTPVGWMQDLTYVTTIFISVVFAIIFVNKLKYLRRSLFLFDTIGIGLYTMVGVEKGLEAELLPIMCVFLGTMTACFGGVTRDILCNEIPVIFRKEIYATACILGGASYFLFSQFPIKDSYAYIAAILVVIIIRLIAVVFRVSLPSIYKKAA, from the coding sequence ATGTTATATCAAACCATTGATATTTTAGGAACCATAGCCTTTGCTATTTCTGGGGTTTTGGTGGCCATGGAAAAACGGTTGGACCTCTTCGGGGTTTTAATTATTGCATTTGTTACGGCCATTGGCGGTGGTACACTTAGGGATTTGCTGATTGGTAATACACCGGTGGGTTGGATGCAGGACCTGACCTATGTAACCACTATTTTTATCTCCGTAGTATTTGCCATTATTTTTGTGAACAAACTTAAGTATTTAAGGCGATCGTTGTTTTTGTTCGATACAATTGGTATCGGACTTTATACCATGGTCGGTGTGGAAAAAGGGTTGGAAGCCGAGTTATTGCCCATTATGTGTGTTTTTCTCGGTACTATGACGGCCTGTTTTGGTGGCGTAACCCGTGACATCCTTTGCAATGAGATTCCCGTTATTTTTAGAAAGGAGATTTATGCCACGGCCTGTATTTTAGGCGGTGCCAGTTATTTCTTGTTTTCCCAGTTCCCGATAAAGGACAGCTACGCTTACATTGCTGCGATTTTGGTTGTGATAATTATTCGCTTGATCGCGGTTGTTTTTAGAGTTAGCTTACCGAGTATCTACAAGAAAGCAGCTTAA
- a CDS encoding RDD family protein → MEQFQIETAQNITINQNTSHLGERMLAYIIDSFIIMVYFILMIVFLVSLDIEIEDQWAFYLILSLPAFFYYLLFETLMDGKTIGKSAMKLRVVKLDGSKPNFGNYFVRWALRIIDVSLTSGGAAVLTILIRGKGQRIGDIAAGTTVISEKKRISLKDTLLRELPEDYKPTFPQVTVFKDQEMQTIKELYDKAKLNGNHNIIVSLDQRIKEVTKVQTSLQPIEFVDVVIKDYNYYTQKM, encoded by the coding sequence ATGGAACAATTTCAAATAGAAACGGCCCAAAATATAACTATCAACCAAAACACGTCTCACTTGGGTGAGCGTATGCTGGCTTATATTATAGATAGCTTTATTATTATGGTGTATTTTATTTTGATGATTGTTTTTTTGGTTTCGTTGGATATCGAGATCGAAGATCAATGGGCTTTCTATTTAATACTCAGTTTACCTGCTTTTTTTTATTATTTACTTTTTGAAACCTTGATGGATGGCAAGACCATAGGTAAGAGTGCCATGAAACTAAGAGTGGTCAAGTTGGATGGCTCCAAACCTAACTTTGGAAATTACTTTGTTCGCTGGGCCCTGCGCATTATAGATGTGAGCCTAACCTCTGGAGGAGCTGCCGTACTCACTATTTTGATCAGGGGTAAAGGCCAGCGTATTGGAGATATAGCCGCGGGAACTACAGTGATCAGTGAAAAAAAGCGCATATCCCTGAAGGATACCCTATTACGTGAATTGCCCGAAGATTATAAACCCACCTTTCCGCAAGTAACGGTTTTTAAGGATCAGGAAATGCAGACCATCAAAGAATTGTATGACAAGGCCAAATTGAATGGAAACCATAATATTATTGTTTCTTTGGACCAAAGGATCAAGGAGGTGACGAAGGTACAGACTTCGTTACAACCTATCGAATTTGTGGATGTGGTCATCAAGGATTACAACTATTACACTCAAAAAATGTAA
- a CDS encoding stage II sporulation protein M has translation MREAAFVRQNKDKWAAFENALLHKGQLHPDELSDLYIEITDHLSYAKTFYPGSNTQIYLNTLASQAHQKIYKTKRESRNRIVHFWKIEFPTMFKNHHRELLISFLVFSFFAVVGAFSSANEGDFVRSILGNGYVNMTLENIEKGDPMAVYKEQGAFNMFLGITINNIKVAIYAFAFGIFLGVGTLYIMMQNGIMLGSFQYFFYEKGLLWESARTIWIHGTIEISVIVIAGCAGLVLANGILFPGTYTRLESFKRGVKNGLKIMVSTVPFFIMAGFLEGFVTRHTEMPDWLAILIILSSLALIIFYYIIYPNQIHRKNQHANNQ, from the coding sequence ATGCGCGAGGCCGCTTTTGTAAGGCAAAATAAGGATAAATGGGCCGCTTTTGAAAATGCTCTGCTCCACAAAGGACAACTTCACCCAGACGAGCTTTCGGATCTTTACATTGAGATTACCGATCATCTGAGTTACGCAAAAACGTTTTACCCGGGCAGCAACACGCAGATTTATCTGAACACACTTGCCTCCCAAGCACATCAGAAAATTTACAAGACCAAACGGGAATCCAGAAACCGTATTGTACATTTTTGGAAAATCGAGTTTCCGACCATGTTCAAGAACCATCATCGGGAATTGCTGATTTCATTCTTGGTATTTTCCTTTTTTGCGGTTGTGGGCGCTTTCTCCTCTGCAAACGAAGGTGACTTTGTGCGGTCCATTTTAGGTAACGGCTATGTAAACATGACCCTGGAAAATATTGAAAAAGGCGACCCAATGGCCGTGTATAAGGAACAAGGCGCCTTTAATATGTTCTTGGGCATTACCATAAACAACATCAAAGTCGCCATATATGCATTTGCCTTTGGGATTTTTTTGGGCGTGGGCACACTTTATATTATGATGCAGAACGGTATTATGTTGGGGAGTTTTCAATACTTTTTCTACGAGAAAGGATTGTTATGGGAATCCGCAAGAACCATTTGGATCCACGGTACCATAGAAATTTCCGTAATCGTTATCGCAGGCTGTGCCGGATTGGTCTTGGCCAATGGAATCTTATTCCCTGGCACTTACACTCGATTGGAATCGTTTAAAAGAGGGGTTAAAAATGGCCTTAAAATAATGGTGAGCACCGTTCCTTTTTTTATTATGGCCGGCTTCTTGGAAGGGTTTGTAACCCGGCACACCGAAATGCCGGACTGGTTGGCAATTTTAATTATACTGTCTTCGTTAGCATTGATCATATTCTATTACATTATATATCCAAATCAAATCCATAGAAAAAACCAACATGCAAACAACCAATAA
- a CDS encoding DUF4129 domain-containing protein, producing MQKLLILSYVLFSWTILFAQNDTLVKYDKSDIAPVQFQKSDLDTYKNDSKFNYEEVKTESTWFTDVINWFYNLLRRFFEWIFGVGNAEGYLAVFLEILPYLLLALFLYLVIRFFVRSNIQGKGKKNKNPNMVSLSEDEHIIKNEDIEQLIKNALSDKNYRLAIRYQYLFILQLLSEHEWIDWQQQKTNDDYLEELSTSPLLDDFGRATVLYDYVWYGEFELNWERYTKAETIFKSLKNALNNV from the coding sequence ATGCAAAAATTACTGATCTTATCATACGTGCTTTTTTCTTGGACAATTCTTTTTGCCCAGAACGACACCCTTGTAAAGTATGATAAATCGGATATTGCCCCTGTACAGTTCCAAAAAAGTGACCTGGATACCTATAAGAATGATTCAAAATTCAATTATGAAGAGGTAAAAACGGAAAGCACTTGGTTCACGGATGTGATCAACTGGTTCTACAATCTTTTACGAAGATTTTTTGAGTGGATCTTTGGTGTAGGCAATGCAGAAGGCTATTTGGCCGTGTTTTTGGAGATTCTCCCCTATTTGCTCCTTGCCCTATTCCTGTATTTGGTAATCCGCTTTTTTGTAAGGTCGAACATACAGGGCAAGGGTAAAAAAAATAAGAACCCCAACATGGTCTCATTGTCGGAAGATGAACACATTATTAAAAATGAAGATATTGAACAATTGATAAAAAATGCCCTGAGCGATAAAAATTACCGCCTTGCCATTCGATATCAATACCTGTTTATCCTACAATTATTATCGGAACACGAATGGATAGATTGGCAACAACAAAAAACCAACGATGATTATTTGGAGGAATTATCGACAAGTCCGTTGTTGGACGATTTTGGCAGAGCCACCGTTCTTTATGATTATGTATGGTACGGCGAGTTTGAGTTAAACTGGGAACGCTATACCAAAGCCGAAACCATTTTCAAATCCTTAAAAAATGCATTGAACAATGTCTAA
- a CDS encoding DUF4350 domain-containing protein — MSKKGWIYIIIGGLALGIIFVMEYNKPKKVNWFPSFVSHHKIPYGTYVLNDLMETYFPNRIQQVQKPPFELLTRTDSIQGAYFFVNESVSFEEAELNALLEWVEQGNHLFVASNSFERKLLDTLNLDIQNVYNSGQLEPIFHYQLVNPKLQSPKVKYTKDYYTTGFDQIDTLRTTILGEVQAKGDSTETIKKYVNTIKQSFGKGEIVLSAFPKAFTNYFILKDNNLEYTAGLLAYLPKKGPIFMDNFHKSGKSFYTSPMYLFLNTKEFKWAYYLALIGALIYIVFEGKRKQRAIPVVPPLKNQTLAFTRTIADMYFEKGELQLITKHKTEYFLEYLRTKLHVSTQNLDDETFLKHLAIRGNSTEEEVRSLMGLIVNLRTKDHITEIELQNLNNKIQAFKANVDGK, encoded by the coding sequence ATGTCTAAAAAAGGATGGATCTATATAATAATAGGTGGGCTTGCGCTAGGAATCATTTTTGTGATGGAATACAATAAACCCAAAAAAGTAAATTGGTTTCCATCGTTCGTGTCCCATCATAAAATTCCTTACGGCACCTACGTACTGAACGATCTTATGGAAACATACTTTCCAAATAGGATTCAGCAAGTACAAAAACCGCCTTTTGAACTGTTGACCCGCACCGATTCCATACAAGGCGCCTATTTTTTTGTGAATGAATCCGTTTCTTTTGAAGAAGCCGAGCTCAATGCCCTATTGGAATGGGTAGAACAGGGCAACCACCTATTTGTGGCGTCGAACTCTTTTGAAAGAAAATTGTTGGATACCCTCAACTTAGATATTCAAAATGTATATAATAGTGGACAATTGGAGCCCATTTTTCATTATCAATTGGTCAACCCAAAATTGCAAAGTCCAAAAGTAAAGTACACCAAAGATTATTATACCACTGGTTTTGATCAAATAGATACCTTGAGAACCACAATTTTAGGTGAAGTACAGGCTAAAGGCGATAGCACGGAAACCATCAAAAAATATGTGAATACCATAAAACAATCATTCGGTAAGGGAGAAATTGTTTTGAGCGCCTTTCCCAAAGCATTTACCAATTACTTTATCCTAAAGGATAACAATTTGGAATATACCGCCGGGCTTTTGGCCTATCTTCCCAAGAAAGGGCCAATATTTATGGACAACTTCCACAAATCCGGTAAATCCTTCTATACTTCTCCGATGTATCTTTTCCTGAACACCAAAGAGTTTAAATGGGCTTACTATCTGGCACTTATCGGCGCATTGATCTATATTGTTTTTGAAGGGAAACGGAAACAACGCGCCATTCCCGTGGTACCCCCTCTAAAAAATCAGACCTTGGCGTTTACACGGACCATTGCAGACATGTACTTTGAAAAAGGAGAGTTACAATTGATTACAAAACATAAAACTGAGTACTTTTTGGAATACTTAAGGACCAAACTGCATGTTTCCACCCAAAATTTGGATGATGAAACATTTTTGAAGCACCTGGCCATACGTGGCAATTCCACGGAAGAGGAAGTAAGGTCCTTAATGGGATTGATCGTAAATTTGAGAACCAAAGACCATATTACCGAAATAGAATTACAAAATCTGAACAATAAAATACAAGCATTTAAAGCAAACGTTGATGGAAAATAA
- a CDS encoding AAA family ATPase: MENNETNDLDFNSRVPLEELRNTVEQIKKELSTIIVGQKDFIELLIISILADGHALIEGVPGIAKTVTAKLFAKTLKTEFKRIQFTPDLMPSDILGTSVFNAKTTEFEFKKGPIFSNIILIDEINRAPAKTQAALFETMEERQATVDGTTYKMSEPFMVLATQNPIEQEGTYALPEAQLDRFLFKIKVSYPSVEEEVAILKNHHERKGEKPQDQIKAVLSPKKLSEFKKNIHEVVVEQKILDYIANIINLTRTHPHLYLGASPRASIATLTAAKAFAAISGRDFVIPEDVKKALLPVLNHRVILTPEREMEGMTTENVIAMIMESVEIPR, encoded by the coding sequence ATGGAAAATAACGAAACAAACGACTTGGACTTTAACAGCAGGGTACCCTTGGAAGAACTTAGGAATACCGTAGAGCAGATAAAAAAGGAGTTGTCCACCATAATTGTTGGGCAAAAAGATTTTATAGAACTACTGATCATATCCATATTGGCAGATGGGCACGCTTTAATCGAGGGTGTCCCCGGCATTGCAAAAACGGTAACCGCCAAGCTTTTTGCAAAAACCCTTAAAACAGAGTTTAAACGCATTCAGTTTACCCCCGACCTAATGCCCAGCGATATTCTGGGAACCTCGGTTTTCAATGCCAAGACCACGGAGTTCGAATTTAAAAAGGGGCCCATTTTTTCGAATATTATTTTGATCGATGAGATAAACCGTGCTCCCGCCAAAACCCAGGCCGCCCTTTTTGAGACCATGGAGGAAAGACAGGCTACGGTTGATGGCACCACCTATAAAATGAGCGAGCCTTTTATGGTTCTTGCCACTCAGAACCCGATTGAACAAGAGGGGACCTACGCTCTTCCCGAAGCACAACTGGACCGCTTTCTTTTTAAGATTAAAGTAAGCTATCCTTCGGTCGAGGAAGAAGTTGCAATACTCAAGAACCATCACGAACGTAAGGGCGAAAAACCACAAGATCAAATAAAAGCAGTTTTGTCGCCCAAAAAACTGTCGGAATTTAAAAAGAACATCCACGAGGTGGTCGTAGAACAAAAAATTCTGGATTATATCGCCAACATTATAAACCTGACAAGAACCCATCCACACTTGTATTTGGGCGCTTCTCCCAGAGCATCCATTGCAACGTTAACGGCCGCGAAGGCCTTTGCTGCTATTTCCGGCCGGGATTTTGTAATCCCGGAGGATGTAAAAAAAGCATTGCTCCCTGTGCTCAATCATAGAGTGATTTTAACCCCAGAGCGAGAAATGGAGGGAATGACCACTGAAAATGTGATTGCCATGATCATGGAATCCGTTGAAATCCCCAGATAG
- a CDS encoding DUF58 domain-containing protein encodes MSFFRSLYIHNIFFRYIAVLSACFVISFWVPVLYPIAWLLVYLLMTLFFLDLYLMYATKNGIRAQRNLPQKLSNSDQNKLAVQLTSMFPFKAFVSIIDELPVQFQKRDFEHKTELIKGEPHLFEYLLRPVERGEYVFGNLIVFASSPLRIIKRKFVFQKDQMVPVYPSIIQMQQYDFLATSNRLTEFGLKKIRRIGHTQEFEQIKEYIKGDDVRTINWKATAKKNQLMVNQYQDERSQPIYSIIDTGRVMKMPFNGLSLLDYAINSSLAFSNVALKRNDKTGLLTFSKKIETFVPAVQKLTHLNTIMESLYNISTDFSDSDFGMLYAHVKRKVNQRSLLLLYTNFEHISGLKRQLPYLLAIAKKHVLVVIFFENTELESLIAEDAEDIQAIYHKTIAEKFSIEKRLMQKELQKYGVQTILTKPEELTVNTINKYLEIKARGII; translated from the coding sequence ATGTCATTTTTTCGGTCGCTATACATACATAATATTTTCTTTAGGTACATTGCCGTTCTATCCGCATGTTTTGTAATCTCTTTTTGGGTTCCTGTACTTTACCCGATAGCGTGGTTGTTGGTATATCTTTTAATGACTCTATTCTTTCTGGACCTTTATTTAATGTATGCTACAAAAAATGGTATTCGAGCCCAAAGAAATCTACCGCAGAAATTATCCAATAGCGACCAGAACAAACTGGCGGTTCAACTGACTTCCATGTTTCCTTTTAAGGCATTCGTTTCTATAATCGATGAATTACCTGTTCAGTTTCAAAAAAGGGATTTTGAACACAAAACCGAATTAATAAAAGGAGAACCTCATTTGTTTGAATATTTACTTCGCCCTGTTGAGCGCGGAGAATATGTGTTTGGCAATCTTATTGTGTTTGCTTCCTCTCCGCTTAGGATAATTAAAAGAAAGTTTGTGTTCCAAAAAGATCAGATGGTACCGGTATATCCGTCCATCATACAAATGCAGCAATACGACTTTTTGGCCACTAGCAATCGATTAACGGAGTTTGGGCTTAAAAAAATAAGACGCATTGGCCATACCCAAGAGTTTGAGCAAATCAAAGAGTACATTAAAGGGGACGATGTACGGACCATTAATTGGAAAGCCACTGCCAAAAAGAACCAATTAATGGTAAATCAGTACCAAGATGAACGATCACAGCCCATTTACTCCATTATAGATACCGGTAGGGTGATGAAAATGCCTTTTAACGGACTGAGCTTGTTGGATTATGCCATTAATTCTTCATTGGCATTTTCCAATGTCGCCCTTAAACGGAACGACAAAACAGGGTTGCTCACCTTCTCCAAAAAAATAGAGACCTTTGTCCCTGCCGTGCAGAAGCTCACCCACCTCAACACCATAATGGAGAGCTTATACAACATTTCCACCGATTTTTCAGATTCCGATTTTGGCATGTTGTATGCCCATGTTAAGCGAAAAGTGAACCAACGCAGTCTGCTCTTGCTGTACACGAATTTTGAACATATTTCTGGTCTTAAAAGGCAGTTGCCATATCTATTGGCCATTGCCAAAAAGCATGTTTTGGTAGTTATTTTCTTTGAAAATACGGAGTTGGAATCGCTTATTGCCGAAGATGCGGAAGACATCCAAGCAATCTATCATAAAACGATTGCAGAAAAGTTTTCCATAGAAAAAAGGTTGATGCAGAAAGAGCTTCAAAAATATGGTGTTCAGACCATTTTGACCAAGCCCGAGGAATTAACGGTGAACACCATCAATAAATATCTGGAAATAAAGGCCAGGGGAATTATTTAG